One part of the Candidatus Bathyarchaeota archaeon genome encodes these proteins:
- a CDS encoding dihydrofolate reductase family protein, which produces MRKLSVLTFVTLDGVMQAPGGPQEDTSGGFKFGGWTVPLWDDFLDKVMAVQMSPPFDLLLGRKTYEIFTSYWPNSKDPLGEILNSAKKYVVSTTLSSVDWQNSVLVRGYVAGEIRKLKQQDGPELQVHGSSKLIQTLLKNDLVDELCLKIFPITLGAGKRLFAEGTIPAAFKPLECKVSPKGVVVVTYVRGGEIKTGSF; this is translated from the coding sequence GTGAGGAAGCTATCGGTCTTAACGTTTGTTACTCTTGACGGCGTCATGCAGGCACCTGGAGGTCCACAGGAGGATACCAGCGGCGGCTTCAAATTCGGCGGCTGGACCGTTCCTCTCTGGGATGATTTTCTGGATAAAGTCATGGCTGTCCAGATGTCGCCACCGTTTGATCTGCTTCTCGGACGAAAAACCTACGAGATATTCACCTCTTACTGGCCTAACTCCAAAGACCCCCTGGGAGAAATACTCAACAGCGCCAAAAAATACGTTGTCTCCACCACACTCAGCAGCGTGGATTGGCAGAACTCTGTCTTGGTCAGAGGCTACGTCGCCGGGGAAATTCGAAAACTAAAACAGCAAGATGGCCCCGAACTGCAGGTGCATGGCAGCTCCAAACTGATCCAGACGCTGCTGAAAAACGACCTCGTCGACGAGCTTTGTCTGAAGATATTCCCAATCACCCTGGGAGCCGGCAAACGCCTCTTCGCAGAAGGCACCATACCTGCAGCTTTCAAGCCGTTAGAATGCAAGGTATCCCCTAAAGGAGTAGTTGTGGTTACGTATGTTAGGGGCGGAGAAATCAAGACAGGATCGTTTTAG